A DNA window from Theobroma cacao cultivar B97-61/B2 chromosome 5, Criollo_cocoa_genome_V2, whole genome shotgun sequence contains the following coding sequences:
- the LOC18600647 gene encoding transcription factor PIF3, which produces MPLSELYRMARGKLDSSQDKNPSCSTDLSFVPENDFVELVLENGQILMQGQSSKARRIPACNSLPSHCLPSHTPKTRDKDTGNGGTNTKMGKFGTIDSVLSEIPMSVPSAEMSLNQDDEVVPWLNYPVDQSLQSEYSDFLPELSGVAVNETSTHSNFASFDRRSQSIRDSCTVSLNNGAVFEQGNPSKVPTPADGEARPRSGTSQLSTLPSQLCQTSSPFLRSRILENIGNSLGHTSTHHAIGGDSIGVQASDGGLPGIKMQKQDQVAPCNNTVLMNFSHFSRPAALVKASLQNISAIASIERIGSKEKGSAASISDPADTAFIDSSIDLQKEKFSQCQPTIVLMKTDRKESKAKSLDEPVTAEPIDAICEENAPKNVKNPSQVTGESASKGLPDGDKTVEPVLAASSVCSGNSVERASDDPVYNLKRKSRDNEESECPSEEAEEESVGVKKAVPARGGSGSKRSRAAEVHNLSERRRRDRINEKMRALQELIPNCNKVDKASMLDEAIEYLKTLQLQVQIMSMGAGLYMPPMMLPTGMQHMHAAHMAHFSPMGVGLGMGMGFGMPLPDMNAGSSARPMVQVPPIHGAPFSGPGPTALQGMAGSNLQLFGLPGQGLPMSMPHTPLIPISGGHLMKPAMGLSACGLVGPMDNMGSATASSSKDPVQNINSQVAQNTNVNSSMNQTPSQCPTTNQSFEQPAAVQENGQASEITGSVPFRSADGNEKVPDRS; this is translated from the exons ATGCCTTTGTCTGAGCTATATCGAATGGCTAGGGGGAAGCTTGATTCATCTCAAGACAAGAACCCTTCATGTTCAACTGATCTGTCTTTTGT ACCTGAGAATGACTTTGTTGAGCTTGTATTGgaaaatggtcaaattttgaTGCAAGGTCAGTCAAGTAAAGCTAGAAGGATTCCTGCTTGTAACAGCTTACCATCTCATTGTTTACCATCGCACACTCCTAAGACCAGAGATAAAGATACAGGGAATGGGGGAACTAATACAAAAATGGGAAAGTTTGGGACGATTGACTCTGTATTGAGTGAAATCCCAATGTCGGTGCCTTCTgctgaaatgagtttgaatcAAGATGATGAAGTGGTGCCTTGGTTAAACTATCCAGTGGATCAATCTCTACAGAGTGAATATTCCGATTTCTTGCCTGAATTATCTGGGGTCGCTGTAAATGAGACTTCTACTCATAGTAACTTTGCATCATTTGATAGAAGAAGCCAATCCATTAGAGATTCCTGCACTGTTTCTCTAAATAATGGTGCGGTTTTTGAACAAGGAAATCCATCAAAGGTTCCTACACCAGCAGATGGAGAAGCTAGGCCTAGAAGTGGTACCAGTCAATTATCCACGCTGCCATCACAGCTATGTCAAACGTCATCTCCATTTTTAAGATCAAGAATTTTGGAGAATATTGGTAACAGCCTGGGTCATACCTCCACCCACCATGCCATTGGTGGAGATTCAATTGGAGTTCAAGCATCAGATGGTGGTTTGCCTGGCATTAAGATGCAGAAACAAGATCAAGTAGCGCCTTGCAATAACACAGTCTTGATgaatttttcccatttttcacGTCCTGCTGCTCTTGTTAAAGCTAGTCTTCAGAACATAAGTGCTATAGCTagcattgaaaggattggcaGCAAGGAAAAGGGGTCTGCTGCCAGTATTAGTGACCCTGCTGATACCGCGTTCATTGATTCAAGTATTGATTTACAGAAGGAAAAGTTTTCACAGTGCCAACCTACGATAGTGCTGATGAAGACTGATAGAAAAGAATCCAAAGCTAAGTCTCTAGATGAACCAGTTACTGCTGAACCAATTGATGCCATCTGTGAAGAAAATGCGCCCAAGAATGTTAAAAACCCTAGTCAAGTTACTGGTGAAAGTGCTTCTAAAGGACTGCCAGATGGTGATAAGACTGTAGAGCCTGTGCTTGCTGCTTCTTCTGTTTGCTCTGGAAATAGTGTAGAGAGAGCTTCTGATGATCCAGTATAtaatttgaagagaaaaagtcGTGATAATGAGGAGTCAGAATGTCCTAGTGAA GAAGCTGAGGAAGAATCTGTAGGTGTGAAAAAAGCAGTTCCTGCTCGAGGAGGTTCGGGGTCCAAGAGAAGCAGAGCAGCAGAAGTGCATAATTTATCTGAAAGG AGGCGAAGGGATAGGATTAATGAGAAGATGCGTGCTTTACAGGAGCTCATACCAAACTGCAATAAG GTGGACAAAGCTTCGATGCTTGATGAGGCAATTGAATATCTTAAGACACTTCAACTACAGGTGCAG ATTATGTCCATGGGAGCTGGCTTGTATATGCCACCAATGATGTTACCAACTGGAATGCAACACATGCATGCAGCTCATATGGCGCATTTTTCACCCATGGGTGTTGGACTGGGAATGGGTATGGGTTTTGGGATGCCATTGCCTGACATGAATGCTGGATCTTCTGCTCGACCTATGGTTCAGGTGCCTCCAATCCATGGAGCACCTTTTTCAGGCCCTGGCCCCACTGCTCTCCAAGGGATGGCAGGATCTAACCTCCAGCTATTCGGGCTTCCAGGTCAAGGACTTCCCATGTCAATGCCGCATACACCATTGATTCCTATTTCTGGTGGGCATCTCATGAAACCGGCCATGGGATTGAGTGCCTGTGGACTGGTAGGTCCTATGGATAATATGGGTTCAGCTACAGCTTCTAGTTCAAAAGATCCAGTGCAGAATATCAATTCACAAGTGGCACAGAATACTAATGTCAATAGCTCAATGAATCAGACACCTAGTCAG TGTCCAACAACAAATCAAAGTTTTGAACAGCCAGCTGCAGTGCAAGAGAATGGTCAAGCATCAGAAATTACTGGTAGTGTACCTTTTAGATCAGCCGATGGAAATGAAAAAGTACCTGATAG GTCATAA